One part of the Microbacterium aurugineum genome encodes these proteins:
- a CDS encoding peptide ABC transporter substrate-binding protein: MKRNKIALAGVALFAVGALSLAGCASGSGNNGDGGNGSNADPDAIITTNGSEPENPLIPTNTNEVGGGKILDEIFAGLVYYDADGEPVNDMAEEITTEDPQHLTVKLKEGQTFTNGEEVTADNFIKAWNEGAKASNAHLSSYFFEDIEGFSYDEDSELTGLEQVDDYTFTIALNKPASDFALRLGYSAYYPLPDVAFEDMDAFGQNPIGNGPYMIDGEDAWQHDVQIDLVRNDDYEGGRKPANGGLTIKFYATQEASYADLQGNDVDVIDQIPTSSLPVFQDELEDRAVNQPSAVFQSFTIGQFLPHFSGEEGKLRRQALSMAINREEITETIFSGTRTPAADFTSPVIAGWSDSIPGNEVLSYDPEKAKELWAEADAIAPWEGDFKIAYNSDGGHDAWVDAVSNSIKNTLGIEASGDPYPTFQDLRTKINDRTITTAARSGWQADYPGLYNFLGPLYATGAGSNDGDYSNPEFDDLISAGISNPDPDAQLEDFTKAQEILFQDLPAIPLWYSNVTGGFSENVDNVTFGWNSVPLYYEITKAGE, translated from the coding sequence GTGAAGCGCAACAAGATCGCCCTCGCGGGCGTCGCGCTGTTCGCGGTCGGCGCTCTGTCGCTCGCGGGCTGCGCAAGCGGATCCGGCAACAACGGTGACGGTGGCAACGGCTCGAACGCCGATCCCGACGCCATCATCACCACGAACGGCTCCGAGCCCGAGAACCCGTTGATCCCGACCAACACCAACGAGGTCGGCGGAGGCAAGATCCTCGACGAGATCTTCGCGGGTCTGGTCTACTACGACGCCGATGGCGAGCCGGTCAACGACATGGCCGAGGAGATCACCACCGAAGACCCTCAGCACCTCACCGTGAAGCTGAAGGAGGGGCAGACGTTCACCAACGGTGAAGAGGTCACCGCCGACAACTTCATCAAGGCGTGGAACGAGGGCGCGAAGGCCTCCAACGCTCACCTCTCCAGCTACTTCTTCGAGGACATCGAGGGCTTCAGCTACGACGAGGACTCCGAGCTCACCGGTCTGGAGCAGGTGGACGACTACACGTTCACGATCGCGCTCAACAAGCCGGCCTCGGACTTCGCGCTGCGTCTCGGCTACTCGGCCTACTACCCGCTTCCCGACGTCGCTTTCGAGGACATGGACGCGTTCGGCCAGAACCCCATCGGCAACGGCCCGTACATGATCGACGGCGAAGACGCATGGCAGCACGACGTGCAGATCGACCTCGTCCGCAACGACGACTACGAGGGCGGGCGCAAGCCGGCCAACGGCGGTCTGACGATCAAGTTCTACGCCACGCAGGAAGCCTCCTACGCTGACCTGCAGGGCAATGACGTCGATGTGATCGACCAGATCCCGACCAGCTCGTTGCCCGTCTTCCAGGACGAGCTCGAGGACCGGGCCGTCAACCAGCCCTCGGCTGTCTTCCAGTCGTTCACCATCGGCCAGTTCCTCCCGCACTTCAGCGGCGAAGAGGGCAAGCTGCGTCGTCAGGCGCTGTCGATGGCGATCAACCGCGAGGAGATCACCGAGACGATCTTCTCCGGCACCCGCACCCCGGCGGCGGACTTCACGTCCCCGGTCATCGCCGGCTGGTCCGACTCGATCCCCGGCAACGAGGTCCTCAGCTACGACCCCGAGAAGGCCAAGGAACTCTGGGCCGAGGCTGACGCCATCGCTCCCTGGGAGGGCGACTTCAAGATCGCCTACAACTCCGACGGCGGACACGACGCCTGGGTCGACGCAGTGAGCAACAGCATCAAGAACACGCTCGGCATCGAGGCATCGGGCGACCCGTACCCGACCTTCCAGGACCTGCGCACCAAGATCAACGACCGCACCATCACCACGGCGGCACGTTCGGGCTGGCAGGCCGACTACCCGGGTCTGTACAACTTCCTCGGACCGCTCTACGCGACGGGCGCCGGTTCCAACGACGGTGACTACTCGAACCCCGAGTTCGACGACCTCATCTCGGCGGGCATCAGCAACCCTGACCCCGACGCGCAGCTCGAGGACTTCACCAAGGCACAGGAGATCCTGTTCCAGGATCTGCCTGCGATCCCGCTGTGGTACTCGAACGTGACCGGTGGGTTCAGCGAGAACGTCGACAACGTGACGTTCGGCTGGAACTCGGTCCCGCTGTACTACGAGATCACGAAGGCCGGCGAGTAA